In Kiritimatiellia bacterium, a single window of DNA contains:
- a CDS encoding phosphotransferase, giving the protein MRTALPNKAFVLAAGFGTRMLPLSRDLPKPMMPLWGRPLLEHVLLLLRDWGVRDVLVNTHHRPGELIRWAAGRPVAGLRVNFSFEPEILGTGGALRRAAWFLDDRPFWLINADVAADLKPAPLLRAFARVRPLAALWLHPELGPRTVSMENGLVTSFRAPVPGAGGTFTFCGLHLLSPRILDFLPEEGFAGIVPAYERAMKRGERIAGVCVPDCFWADLGTPRQYLEAHAEILKRGRRAGRPGPADTRGFAAIGPNVQRAPGCRIENSVVWEGARLGPRARVCDAVIGREAVVNEPVTGLAGRGDRVLDPAEQRAAREHGWPPDEITAFPFGPRGSARAFTRLRRGRGSVILMRYDPARTENTLHVPHARFLAGIGFRVPAVLLDRPESNLALLEDAGDACLQRLVSEDRGRRVEHLYRKVLKQVARLHDAGTGAARKGRLRLMPPFSPALYRWERELFVTHFLKKDNRAWPGKIRAIRRELAGVAARLDAAPRVLLHRDLQSSNILWKRGEPVFIDFQGMRYGPAAYDLASLLCDPYVELPEPLQLRLLAGYAAERPADPAAIELFWPAAVERLVQALGAYGRLSAQPGLESFHRHIPPALRLLRRALSRTGALPILSGGVEGWLAEIESPGR; this is encoded by the coding sequence ATGCGCACGGCGCTCCCGAACAAGGCCTTCGTGCTCGCCGCCGGATTCGGCACGCGGATGCTCCCCTTGAGCCGCGACCTGCCCAAGCCCATGATGCCGCTGTGGGGCCGGCCGCTCCTCGAGCATGTCCTGCTCCTGCTCCGCGACTGGGGCGTGCGCGACGTGCTGGTCAATACGCATCACCGGCCCGGCGAACTGATCCGGTGGGCCGCCGGCCGCCCGGTGGCGGGGCTGCGCGTGAATTTCTCCTTCGAGCCGGAGATCCTCGGCACCGGCGGGGCCCTGCGGCGCGCGGCCTGGTTCCTGGATGACCGGCCTTTCTGGCTGATCAACGCCGACGTCGCCGCGGACCTCAAGCCGGCCCCGCTGCTCCGCGCCTTCGCCCGCGTCCGCCCGCTCGCCGCCCTGTGGCTCCATCCCGAGCTCGGCCCGCGGACGGTGAGCATGGAGAACGGCCTGGTCACGTCGTTCCGCGCGCCGGTTCCCGGCGCGGGCGGAACCTTCACCTTCTGCGGGCTGCACCTCCTTTCGCCGCGCATCCTGGACTTCCTGCCGGAAGAGGGCTTCGCCGGCATCGTGCCCGCCTACGAGCGCGCGATGAAACGCGGCGAGCGCATCGCGGGCGTGTGCGTCCCGGACTGTTTCTGGGCCGACCTCGGCACGCCGCGCCAGTACCTGGAAGCCCACGCGGAAATCCTGAAGCGCGGGCGGCGTGCCGGCCGGCCCGGCCCGGCCGATACCCGGGGCTTTGCCGCGATCGGTCCGAACGTGCAACGGGCGCCAGGGTGCCGGATCGAAAACTCCGTGGTCTGGGAAGGCGCGCGGCTGGGCCCTCGCGCGCGCGTTTGCGACGCCGTGATCGGACGCGAGGCGGTCGTCAACGAGCCCGTCACCGGCCTCGCCGGGCGCGGGGACCGGGTCCTTGACCCGGCCGAGCAGCGGGCCGCGCGCGAACACGGCTGGCCGCCGGACGAAATCACGGCGTTTCCCTTCGGGCCGCGGGGTTCGGCCCGCGCGTTTACGCGGCTTCGCCGCGGGCGGGGAAGCGTCATCCTGATGCGGTACGACCCGGCTCGCACGGAAAACACATTGCACGTTCCCCATGCCCGATTCCTCGCCGGCATCGGATTCCGTGTTCCTGCCGTTCTCCTGGACCGGCCGGAATCCAACCTGGCCCTGCTGGAGGATGCCGGGGACGCCTGCCTCCAGCGTCTCGTCTCGGAAGACCGAGGGCGGCGAGTCGAGCACCTGTACCGGAAGGTGCTGAAACAGGTCGCGCGGCTGCACGACGCGGGGACAGGCGCCGCGCGCAAGGGCCGTCTTCGCCTGATGCCCCCGTTCTCGCCGGCGCTGTATCGCTGGGAGCGCGAGCTGTTCGTCACTCATTTCCTCAAAAAAGACAACCGGGCGTGGCCCGGAAAGATCCGCGCCATCCGCCGCGAGCTGGCCGGCGTCGCCGCGCGGCTGGACGCGGCGCCCCGGGTGCTGCTGCACCGGGACCTGCAATCGAGCAATATCCTGTGGAAGCGCGGAGAGCCGGTCTTCATTGACTTCCAGGGCATGCGGTACGGCCCCGCGGCCTACGATCTGGCCTCGCTGCTCTGCGATCCCTACGTGGAACTGCCGGAGCCGCTGCAGCTTCGCCTGCTGGCCGGCTATGCCGCGGAACGGCCCGCGGACCCGGCCGCCATCGAACTTTTCTGGCCGGCCGCCGTCGAGCGACTGGTCCAGGCCCTGGGCGCGTACGGGCGATTGTCGGCTCAACCGGGCCTGGAATCGTTCCACCGGCACATCCCGCCGGCCCTCCGCCTGTTGCGGCGGGCCCTGTCGCGGACGGGGGCCCTGCCGATACTGTCCGGCGGCGTCGAAGGATGGCTGGCCGAAATCGAGTCACCCGGCCGTTGA